One window of Deltaproteobacteria bacterium genomic DNA carries:
- a CDS encoding FAD-dependent oxidoreductase — REIERIIEVGFAVHLGRSLTPGFLEEARGRYDAVFMGCGLSRTPDLSIPGEELGGVEDGLSFLRKVNQENVPSLEGQVAVLGGGNTAIDVARSVMRLGGKAVILYRRRRRDMPAFEEEIRMALEEGVEIRELSAPVRIEPDGEAYRLTWQPMQVIDMDPRGRARVAPVPEKTESLRCTRIFKAIGLMASEEWYSPPKEGQGVLSLPHTVLVIPPDGGIRVYGGDLAAANKSVVQAGASGKEAALALDIFFQKGPGDVESDLKACQVGNGPSLSFEMYLKGPRYRRSPHVVQPEEINTDHFQFTPRIIKPRLLKEERVRSFAEIDLNISADLAMREAARCFNCGLCNQCDNCRLFCPDLSVIREDTPQGRRIDYDYCKGCGICVVECPRNAMVLEEEL; from the coding sequence CCGGGAAATAGAACGGATCATTGAGGTCGGGTTCGCAGTCCATTTGGGAAGGTCTCTGACCCCGGGATTTTTAGAAGAAGCCCGGGGCCGATATGATGCGGTCTTTATGGGCTGCGGCCTTTCCCGGACCCCGGATCTGTCCATCCCCGGAGAAGAGTTGGGAGGAGTGGAAGACGGGTTGTCTTTTCTCAGGAAAGTCAATCAGGAAAATGTTCCATCCCTGGAGGGGCAGGTGGCTGTCCTGGGGGGAGGCAATACGGCCATCGATGTAGCCCGCTCGGTGATGCGGCTCGGAGGGAAGGCGGTTATTCTTTATCGCCGCCGGCGCCGGGATATGCCGGCCTTTGAAGAGGAAATCCGGATGGCCCTGGAGGAGGGTGTGGAAATAAGGGAACTGTCGGCCCCGGTCCGCATCGAACCGGACGGCGAGGCTTACCGGCTCACCTGGCAGCCGATGCAGGTCATCGATATGGATCCCCGGGGCAGGGCCAGGGTTGCACCTGTGCCAGAAAAAACCGAATCCCTCCGATGTACCCGGATCTTCAAGGCCATCGGTCTTATGGCCTCGGAGGAATGGTATAGTCCGCCAAAAGAAGGACAGGGCGTTTTATCCCTGCCCCATACCGTTTTGGTGATCCCACCTGATGGCGGGATAAGGGTCTATGGCGGGGACCTGGCTGCGGCCAACAAGAGTGTGGTTCAGGCCGGTGCCTCCGGCAAGGAGGCGGCCCTGGCCCTGGATATCTTTTTTCAAAAAGGTCCGGGAGACGTCGAGTCCGACCTCAAGGCCTGTCAGGTGGGGAACGGTCCTTCCCTTTCTTTTGAAATGTATCTTAAAGGACCCCGATACCGGCGGAGCCCCCATGTGGTTCAGCCTGAGGAAATCAATACCGATCATTTTCAGTTCACTCCCCGGATCATCAAACCCCGCCTGTTGAAAGAAGAGCGGGTCCGGTCTTTTGCTGAAATTGACCTCAATATTTCAGCCGATTTGGCCATGCGCGAGGCGGCGCGGTGCTTTAATTGCGGGCTGTGCAATCAGTGCGACAACTGCCGCCTGTTTTGTCCGGACCTGTCGGTC